A stretch of Eubalaena glacialis isolate mEubGla1 chromosome 10, mEubGla1.1.hap2.+ XY, whole genome shotgun sequence DNA encodes these proteins:
- the LOC133098984 gene encoding olfactory receptor 8A1 — protein sequence MAGENHSTVTEFILEGLTNRPELQFPLFLLFLGIYSVTMIGNLGMITLICLNAQLHAPTYYFLSNLSLVDLCYSSVITPKMLVNFVTEENVISYAGCMSHLYFFIVFVVAECYMLTVMAYDHYVAICSPLLYNIIMSYRFCSLLVVGVYAMGLIGSTIETGLMLKLPYCELLISHYFCDIALMKLSCSSTYHIEMTVFFLAGFNIVVTSLTVLISYAFILSSVLRISTTGGRSKAVSTCSSHLAAVGMFYGTTAFMYLKPSTASSPAQEKVASVFYTTVIPMLNPLIYSLRNKEVKAAMKKTLRGKLF from the coding sequence ATGGCTGGAGAAAATCACTCCACAGTGACAGAGTTCATTCTTGAGGGCTTAACAAATCGGCCAGAGCTCcagttccccctcttcctcctcttccttgggATCTATTCAGTCACCATGATAGGGAACCTGGGCATGATAACACTGATTTGTCTAAATGCTCAGCTTCACGCCCCCACGTACTACTTCCTCAGCAACCTGTCTCTTGTGGATCTCTGCTACTCCTCTGTCATTACCCCTAAGATGCTGGTGAACTTTGTGACAGAAGAGAACGTCATCTCCTATGCAGGGTGCATGTCCCACCTCTACTTCTTCATTGTGTTTGTCGTTGCTGAGTGTTACATGCTCACAGTCATGGCCTATGACCACTATGTCGCCATCTGCAGCCCTTTGCTTTACAACATCATCATGTCATATCGATTCTGCTCCCTGCTGGTGGTTGGGGTCTATGCCATGGGGCTCATTGGCTCAACCATAGAGACTGGCCTCATGTTGAAACTGCCCTACTGTGAGCTCCTCATCAGTCATTACTTCTGTGACATCGCCCTCATGAAGCTCTCCTGCTCTAGCACCTATCATATTGAGATGACAGTCTTCTTTTTGGCTGGATTCAACATCGTGGTCACCAGCTTAACAGTCCTCATTTCCTACGCCTTCATCCTGTCCAGCGTCCTCCGCATCAGCACCACAGGGGGAAGGTCCAAAGCCGTCAGCACCTGCAGCTCCCACCTTGCTGCAGTGGGGATGTTCTATGGAACGACCGCATTCATGTACTTGAAACCCTCCACAGCCAGTTCCCCGgcccaggagaaagtggcctCCGTGTTCTACACCACAGTGATCCCCATGCTGAACCCCCTAATCTACAGCTTGAGGAATAAGGAGGTAAAGGCTGCCATGAAGAAAACTCTGAGGGGAAAATTGTTTTGA